The proteins below are encoded in one region of Lactuca sativa cultivar Salinas chromosome 3, Lsat_Salinas_v11, whole genome shotgun sequence:
- the LOC111885858 gene encoding UDP-D-apiose/UDP-D-xylose synthase 2, whose translation MTLAFFAAEGAENGLEFTIVRPFNWMGPRMDFIPGIDGPSEGVPRVLACFSNNLLRREPLKLVDGGESQRTFVYIKDAIEAVLLMIENPARANGHIFNVGNPNNEVTVRQLAEMMTKVSEKGILGK comes from the exons ATGACTTTGGCTTTCTTTGCAGCTGAGGGTGCTGAAAATGGCCTTGAATTCACCATTGTTAGACCTTTCAACTGGATGGGCCCTAGGATGGATTTCATTCCAGGGATTGATGGTCCCAGTGAAGGTGTTCCCAGGGTTCTTGCTTGCTTTAGCAAT AATCTTCTCAGACGTGAGCCTTTGAAGCTAGTTGATGGTGGTGAATCTCAAAGGACCTTTGTCTATATCAAGGATGCCATTGAAGCTGTTCTTTTGATGATT GAGAATCCTGCTAGAGCTAATGGTCATATCTTCAATGTTGGAAACCCCAATAATGAAGTTACAGTGAGGCAGCTAGCTGAAATGATGACCAAGGTTAgtgaaaagggtattttgggaaagtaA